A DNA window from Anaerocolumna sp. AGMB13020 contains the following coding sequences:
- a CDS encoding alpha-glucuronidase family glycosyl hydrolase — MNYEMGWLNYHRGKTEELPNYMGQLYYTEEDTVLLSAIEELKLAAKGMFGCELAVSKDNTVTGDKGIFLKVNKGAGISEEGYRITAKDSFVLIEGSTSRGVLYGTYAFLRRLHKNPDLTGYREEKSPDNPLRMLNHWDNMDGSIERGYSGESFFFQDNEILINSRTKDYARLAASVGINGVVINNVNVKGAATWLITDRYFDKLKSLQDIFKSYGIKLYLSLNFAAPMELGELHTADPLSEEVKAWWQDRIQKVYDSLPDLGGFLIKADSEGRPGPFTYKRTHSEGANMLAAAVRPYGGLIIWRCFVYNCMQDWRDKKTDRARAGYDNFKPLDGSFSENVILQIKNGPMDFQVREPVNSLFGAMEQTNQMLEVQIAQEYTGQQRHVCYLIPAFKEILEYHTGYGEKDTVGEIIGGTASGSRNCGITTVVNTGNDSNWTGHDLAAANFYGFGRLAFDRNLSAEEIGEEWIRATFGGEKKVVDTILEILMMSWPAYEKYTSPLGIGWMVNPNHHFGPNVDGYEYDRWGTYHRADRFGLGVDRSSKGTGYATTYSESNALLYETAESCPEELLLFFHYIEYNYCLKSGKTLIQHIYDTHFEGAKEAEQMAAMWEQLTGYVPEEIHKRVMERLEFQKNHALEWRDVICSYFYRKSGIPDIMKREIY, encoded by the coding sequence ATGAATTACGAAATGGGCTGGCTTAACTACCATAGAGGTAAGACAGAAGAATTACCAAATTATATGGGGCAGCTTTATTACACCGAAGAGGACACGGTTCTCTTAAGTGCTATAGAGGAGTTGAAATTGGCTGCAAAAGGCATGTTTGGCTGTGAGCTTGCAGTGTCAAAGGATAATACAGTTACCGGTGACAAAGGTATTTTTCTTAAGGTGAACAAAGGGGCGGGTATTTCAGAGGAAGGATATCGCATAACCGCAAAAGACAGCTTCGTACTCATTGAAGGCAGTACATCAAGAGGTGTATTGTACGGTACCTATGCGTTTCTGAGAAGATTACATAAAAACCCGGACCTTACAGGTTATAGGGAAGAAAAAAGCCCTGACAATCCTCTTCGTATGTTAAATCATTGGGATAATATGGACGGGAGCATAGAAAGAGGATATTCGGGAGAATCCTTTTTCTTTCAGGATAACGAGATTCTGATTAACAGCCGTACAAAAGACTATGCTAGATTGGCTGCTTCTGTCGGAATAAACGGGGTAGTAATCAATAATGTAAATGTCAAGGGAGCAGCAACCTGGCTGATAACCGACCGTTATTTTGATAAGTTGAAAAGTCTGCAGGATATTTTTAAGAGCTATGGAATCAAATTATACCTGAGTCTGAACTTTGCAGCACCAATGGAGCTTGGAGAATTGCATACTGCGGATCCGTTATCCGAAGAGGTCAAAGCTTGGTGGCAGGACAGAATACAGAAGGTCTATGACAGCTTACCGGACCTTGGCGGTTTTCTGATAAAAGCGGATTCAGAAGGCAGACCCGGACCCTTTACCTATAAGCGAACCCATAGCGAGGGAGCAAATATGCTTGCGGCTGCGGTAAGGCCTTATGGCGGACTTATAATATGGCGGTGCTTTGTTTATAACTGCATGCAGGACTGGAGGGATAAAAAGACCGACAGGGCCAGAGCTGGCTATGATAACTTTAAGCCGTTAGACGGAAGTTTTAGTGAGAATGTAATTCTGCAGATTAAGAACGGACCGATGGATTTCCAGGTAAGAGAACCTGTAAATTCCTTATTTGGTGCAATGGAACAGACCAATCAGATGCTGGAGGTTCAGATAGCACAAGAGTATACAGGGCAGCAGAGACATGTGTGCTATCTGATACCAGCTTTTAAGGAAATCCTGGAGTATCATACTGGTTATGGTGAGAAAGACACCGTAGGAGAGATTATTGGAGGAACAGCCTCTGGCAGCAGAAATTGTGGTATTACAACCGTTGTCAATACCGGTAATGACAGTAACTGGACAGGACATGACCTTGCAGCTGCCAATTTTTATGGTTTTGGAAGACTTGCCTTTGATCGGAACCTGTCTGCCGAGGAGATTGGAGAAGAGTGGATACGTGCTACCTTTGGAGGAGAGAAGAAAGTGGTGGATACCATCTTGGAGATCCTGATGATGTCCTGGCCCGCCTATGAAAAATACACCTCTCCCCTTGGTATCGGCTGGATGGTCAATCCAAACCATCACTTCGGTCCAAACGTTGACGGTTACGAGTATGACCGCTGGGGAACCTATCACAGAGCAGACCGGTTTGGTCTGGGAGTTGACAGGAGCAGTAAAGGAACCGGCTATGCAACGACCTACAGTGAATCCAATGCATTATTATATGAAACTGCAGAGAGCTGCCCCGAAGAGCTGCTGCTGTTCTTTCATTATATTGAATACAATTACTGTCTGAAAAGCGGAAAAACCCTGATACAGCATATTTATGATACCCATTTTGAGGGGGCTAAAGAAGCGGAGCAGATGGCCGCTATGTGGGAGCAGCTAACAGGATATGTACCAGAGGAAATACATAAAAGAGTTATGGAACGTCTGGAATTTCAAAAGAATCACGCCTTGGAATGGAGAGATGTTATCTGCTCTTACTTTTACCGTAAGTCTGGTATTCCGGATATTATGAAACGAGAAATCTACTAA